A window from Manis javanica isolate MJ-LG chromosome 10, MJ_LKY, whole genome shotgun sequence encodes these proteins:
- the LOC140843932 gene encoding nuclear envelope pore membrane protein POM 121-like isoform X4, whose protein sequence is MGGFLTQLVGGLLTQLVGGFLTQLVGALLITLVGLLFTELVRGLLTHLRSPARPPARPALLGSSAHPPAPPAPPAPTARRHPIHPSDRPPSLRSPWRPSCGPGPPKSGFSSQSSDGHLDKRPSTYAVSCLKGTCTCGIRMSSRNAITSSYSSTGGISQVPSPGAVEEFWKRRGPSSSPSSGPSSFRLQTAERSPRKMRGEELSPHSGSSAPSIGDKQSQGEQGTTTPGKQNWDSPPTPSSSRLRRRRFPLVPSRRGIPLILPPAPVLCGPITREEYYREEQAQSEKWLKWIFQGEGETASNSEGGDPPATPPSPPNVTLPAAETAAPAASLPAAVTDVLLRHLEQLADFLCLPSCPGSRSLGARQKTQAYSIDNHVGRK, encoded by the exons ATGGGAGGTTTTCTCACCCAGCTGGTGGGAGGGCTTCTCACCCAGCTGGTGGGAGGTTTTCTCACCCAGCTGGTGGGAGCCCTTCTCATCACTCTGGTGGGACTTCTTTTCACGGAGCTGGTGCGAGGACTTCTCACCCATCTCCGCTCACCGGCCCGCCCACCGGCCCGCCCGGCCCTCCTCGGAAGCTCCGCCCACCCGCCGGCCCCGCCGGCCCCGCCTGCCCCGACGGCCCGCCGCCATCCCATTCACCCCTCGGACCGCCCTCCTTCCCTCCGGTCCCCTTGGAGGCCTTCCTGcgg gCCTGGGCCTCCGAAGAGTGGCTTCAGTTCCCAGAGCTCAGATGGCCACTTGGATAAGAGACCCTCCACCTATGCTGTGAGCTGCTTGAAGGGCACGTGCACATGTGGCATCCGTATGTCCAGCCGCAATGCCATTACCAGTTCCTACAGCTCGACTGGAGGCATCTCTCAGGTTCCTTCCCCTGGTGCTGTGGAAGAA TTCTGGAAGAGGAGAGGTCCCAGCTCGTCACCCTCCTCCGGTCCCTCCTCGTTCCGCCTGCAGACAGCAGAGAGGTCACCAAGGAAAATGAG AGGAGAGGAGCTTTCTCCTCATTCCGGCTCCTCAGCTCCCTCCATAGGAGACAAGCAGtcccagggagaacagg GCACAACCACACCTGGGAAGCAGAACTGGGATTCTCCACCTACGCCCAGCAGCTCCCGGCTCCGCAGACGCAGGTTTCCCCTGGTGCCCTCCAGGCGAGGGATCCCGCTGATCTTG CCTCCAGCTCCCGTGCTCTGCGGCCCGATCACACGCGAAGAGTATTACCGGGAGGAGCAAGCTCAGTCGGAGAAGTGGCTGAAGTGGATCTTCCAGGGTGAGGGTG aaACTGCATCGAACTCGGAGGGTGGGGACCCACCTGCCACCCCACCTTCTCCTCCGAATGTCACCCTGCCCGCTGCTGAGACTGCTGCTCCcgcagcctccctcccagccgCAGTGACTGACGTGCTGCTGAGGCACTTGGAGCagttggcagacttcctgtgccTACCATCTTGCCCAG
- the LOC140843932 gene encoding nuclear envelope pore membrane protein POM 121-like isoform X5 — protein sequence MGGFLTQLVGGLLTQLVGGFLTQLVGALLITLVGLLFTELVRGLLTHLRSPARPPARPALLGSSAHPPAPPAPPAPTARRHPIHPSDRPPSLRSPWRPSCGPGPPKSGFSSQSSDGHLDKRPSTYAVSCLKGTCTCGIRMSSRNAITSSYSSTGGISQVPSPGAVEEFWKRRGPSSSPSSGPSSFRLQTAERSPRKMRGEELSPHSGSSAPSIGDKQSQGEQGTTTPGKQNWDSPPTPSSSRLRRRRFPLVPSRRGIPLILPPAPVLCGPITREEYYREEQAQSEKWLKWIFQETASNSEGGDPPATPPSPPNVTLPAAETAAPAASLPAAVTDVLLRHLEQLADFLCLPSCPGSRSLGARQKTQAYSIDNHVGRK from the exons ATGGGAGGTTTTCTCACCCAGCTGGTGGGAGGGCTTCTCACCCAGCTGGTGGGAGGTTTTCTCACCCAGCTGGTGGGAGCCCTTCTCATCACTCTGGTGGGACTTCTTTTCACGGAGCTGGTGCGAGGACTTCTCACCCATCTCCGCTCACCGGCCCGCCCACCGGCCCGCCCGGCCCTCCTCGGAAGCTCCGCCCACCCGCCGGCCCCGCCGGCCCCGCCTGCCCCGACGGCCCGCCGCCATCCCATTCACCCCTCGGACCGCCCTCCTTCCCTCCGGTCCCCTTGGAGGCCTTCCTGcgg gCCTGGGCCTCCGAAGAGTGGCTTCAGTTCCCAGAGCTCAGATGGCCACTTGGATAAGAGACCCTCCACCTATGCTGTGAGCTGCTTGAAGGGCACGTGCACATGTGGCATCCGTATGTCCAGCCGCAATGCCATTACCAGTTCCTACAGCTCGACTGGAGGCATCTCTCAGGTTCCTTCCCCTGGTGCTGTGGAAGAA TTCTGGAAGAGGAGAGGTCCCAGCTCGTCACCCTCCTCCGGTCCCTCCTCGTTCCGCCTGCAGACAGCAGAGAGGTCACCAAGGAAAATGAG AGGAGAGGAGCTTTCTCCTCATTCCGGCTCCTCAGCTCCCTCCATAGGAGACAAGCAGtcccagggagaacagg GCACAACCACACCTGGGAAGCAGAACTGGGATTCTCCACCTACGCCCAGCAGCTCCCGGCTCCGCAGACGCAGGTTTCCCCTGGTGCCCTCCAGGCGAGGGATCCCGCTGATCTTG CCTCCAGCTCCCGTGCTCTGCGGCCCGATCACACGCGAAGAGTATTACCGGGAGGAGCAAGCTCAGTCGGAGAAGTGGCTGAAGTGGATCTTCCAGG aaACTGCATCGAACTCGGAGGGTGGGGACCCACCTGCCACCCCACCTTCTCCTCCGAATGTCACCCTGCCCGCTGCTGAGACTGCTGCTCCcgcagcctccctcccagccgCAGTGACTGACGTGCTGCTGAGGCACTTGGAGCagttggcagacttcctgtgccTACCATCTTGCCCAG